The genomic stretch ATTTCTTAAACAACTAGAACAATACATTGTATCCACGGGAAAAACTATGGAGGAATCTCTGCCAAAAGGCGTGACGCCTACGATGATGTTATTAACGTATTTTTTTGGCGGGTTGACTGTTCTCAATATATTCCCGGGTGTGATAACCGGATTTGCGGAAGAATTCGGGTGGAGAGGGTTAATGTTCCCGGAACTCTATAAAATATCGCCGTTTGCAGGCTTTATTATAGGCGGATTGATATGGTTCCTCTGGAATGCGCCAATGGCGTTAATTATACCGATGCCGGCAGAACTTAAACTTTGGGAAACTACGGGTAATATTATTGTCCTGGGAATAGGGTCAGTGTGTACGTTCATCTTTCTTGCGTATGTATACATAAAAACACGGAATATCTGGGTGGTATCAATTACGCACATGACATTGAACAACTCATCACATGCGTTTATGTACTACTGCGTG from Elusimicrobiota bacterium encodes the following:
- a CDS encoding CPBP family intramembrane glutamic endopeptidase → MAIVVIISAMFFITIKVVGQKAYFLAQFYMLTPTLAAIIVRAFIHPQRFEDAHLKFGQLKDYLVFWCTALGITLIIFIVYTLTGAVTWDFTGSAFLKQLEQYIVSTGKTMEESLPKGVTPTMMLLTYFFGGLTVLNIFPGVITGFAEEFGWRGLMFPELYKISPFAGFIIGGLIWFLWNAPMALIIPMPAELKLWETTGNIIVLGIGSVCTFIFLAYVYIKTRNIWVVSITHMTLNNSSHAFMYYCVMKNQLLANTMLSLTMAGIVLVLYFTGEHKVFEEYFGKHGESLSKFGLK